In Nostoc sphaeroides, the genomic window TGGAAATATTTGACTTGATAAACTTGAATTTGTTGAATTTGAGCTATTGTTGCCCAAAAGCAAGGAATACCAGCCTGCTGTAACTGTTTCCCGTAAAATTTTAGTTCTCCCACTGGGCCAATGCGGTACAACCTCCAGCCACGGCTTGGTAGTAGCAGCCTTGCAGTATAGGGGTCTAGCTGCATAATCTGGGCAAATTTGCGAGACGCTTTTGTTTTGAGTTCGTTACTGAGTGGCTCTAAAACTAGTACGCCCAGTTCGCTGTTATTCCCTTCGGCTGTTGCTTGAGAAATGGCTCTTTGTCTTTCTTCTAGTTCGATTTCTTGTAGCCGTCCCAAACCTTGACGTGCGAGGGTCACTACTCTACTATTCCTCGTATCTCGCAACAGTTGCCGATAAACTTTTTCCGCATCCTGGAGCTTTCCAGATACTTCATGTAGACGACCGAGATAAAATTGTACCCAAGGATGTTCTGGCGATTCTACTAGCAACTGTTTCAGTAATTTAGCAGCTGTTTGATAATCTTTACGCTCAAAGGCGATCGCAACTTGCTCAATCATGTTTCAACCCACTGGATCAATGTCTCGCGCAAAATCACTTTTGCGTGAGCTATAAATCATTTATACTTCACAAGCTGCGGTAATTAAGGATAATGCTACTACTGGGGCTGTAACTGCTCTCAGGATGCGACGACCAAGGGAAACAGGCTCAAATCCAAATGCGATCGCATTCTCTACTTCTTGTGTTGTCCATCCTCCCTCTGGCCCGGTAGCAATAACAATTGTTTCTTGTCCTATGTCATTTGTCATTTGTCCTTTGGGCTGTAAGCAATCTTTTAAATGGGGAAATTGACCACGCGCCACACAGATATATTGCTGGCTGTTTGCAAATGACAGATGACTAATGACCAATGACAAACCAGTATTAAAAGTAACAGGCTCTAAAATTGTTGGTACAAAAGAGCGCTCTGATTGCTCGGCGGCTTCCGCAGCGATGCGCCGCCAGCGTTCGAGCTTTTGAGGACTAGGATGAAGCAAAGTGCGATCGCTCAATACTGGTGCAATACAAGTTACTCCCAACTCCGTACAACACCGCACTACTTCATCAAATCCATTGCCTTTGGGCAACGCCACCATCAGCGTAATTGATACAGGTAATTCTGTTTCTACCAAAAGCGCTTCTAAAACCTGTGCTTGTTCCCCTACTAGCTGCGCCAACCACCATTTTCCTTTACCATCCATTGCAATAAAGCGATCGCCTTCACGCAAGCGCAACACGCGCCCCAAATAATGTTGCTGTTCTTTGGTGAGCAAAATTTGCCCTTGTTGGAATTGGGAGGGTGCGATCGCTATTCGTTGCAGTTGAGACATTTTTCTTAATAAATTATTGCCCTGCTGTAGATATCTGCTGTCTAACCCAAGTACGAAAAGCACGAGTTACTGCTATTTGTCCAACTTTCTTGCTTTCTTGGATAAATCGGGGAATCTCCGTCACCAGCAAAGGCGCAAAAGTTGGACTGCGATCGCTTTGCGAGTATTGTCCATTATTAAGGGCGTAGATTCTCAAAACATTTCCGTTATAACGCCAGAATTCTGGGACTCCCATTGAAGCATAAAGAGCTAACTTGTCTATCTTGGATCTGGAATATTCTACTTCCAATACTAAGTCTGGTGGCGGGTCTGTATTCAGGTCAATATTTTCTTTGTTGCGGACTAAGAATTCATTTTGGATATAGTAGCTACTGTCCGGCTCGGCTCCTCGTTCCAAATCATCCCGCGTCATAGTCAACGAACCAGCGCTTTTAACTTCTAAACCAAATTCTTCACACAGCACAAGAACAAAACCTTCAATGAGACGGTTTGAATTCTCGTGCGGCATTAGCGGAGTCATAATTTCTACTATTCCGTTGTCATAAGCTAGCCTTTTATTTCGCTCACATCCCATATCTGCCAGCATAGCTTTGAATGTCTGCCAGCTGATGTTTTGCAGCACATCCCTAGTTTCTGCGAATTTTGCTGTCGTTACCATAGTTGAGTTTTCCTGTGGATGTGTTACCTAATACCATTTCTTTGTGAGGCTGCGCCAAACCCTTTTAACTTCTTTCTTTCTTTCTTTCTTTCTTTCTTTCTTTCTTTCTTTCTTTCTTTGTGTCCTTTGCGTCCTTTGCGGTTCGTTCTTCTTCTTTGTAGTTAAATATGGTTTAGCGCATCTTCATACAGAATTAATCAGGACTTACGCACTGTACAAAATAACTATCTTGTGTACCAACGTAAATACGTTGTTTCAGGCTTTTGTCTATCACCCTTGATTGGGCGCGATCGCCAAAATATCATTGAAAAATCTAGCTATAAGCCTTGAAAATTATACCTGCTATTTTGGCTTTTCTGTCAATGCGTAAGTCCTATTAATATAACTGTATTAGGATTTACGCGAGAAAGACACAGATGGATTTATCTGTGTCTCTCTTTGATTTCATTATCTTCAATTTTTCGGCTTACGAAAGATTCTGGAAATAAGCCTCTAGCGCTTCAGTCACCAACTGAGTCATCGGCTTACCTTGACTTTCTGCTACTTCCTTCAACTTGCCATAAACCTCTTCTTTCAAATTCACCCGATGGCGCGATTTGTTTGCACCATTAGCGGTATTAGGATCGTAGCTAGCAGCAAATTCGCGGATGGCATCAAAACCAACGCGATCGCAAAAATCACCGAATTTTTCCTTCGATTTCCGAGATTTTTTAAAGTAAACAAAAATCGGCTCTAGGAAGGTGTCTAAATCATTATGGTGCAGCTTCTCTGTGTAAGGTTGTGCCAATCGAGTCTGATTTGGCGAACCCCCTAACCATAATTGGTAAGATTCTGGAGCGCTACCGACAAAGCCCAATTCTGCTAAGTAGGGACGAGCGCAACCGTTGGGGCATCCTGTCATCCTTACCACAAAATGCTCATTTTGTAAACCAACTTTATCTAAAAGGGCGCGAACTCTTTCCAAAATACCTGGTATTGCTCGTTCTGATTCCGTGATTGCCAAGCCGCAAGTGGGCAAAGCCGGACAAGCCATTGCATACCGCACTAACGGTTCGATTTTACTAGGGTCGTCTACGATACCGTGACGGCTGAGAATGTCTTGAATCGCTTCCTTGCTATCTGGTTCGATATCGTAAAAAATCAGGTTGTGGTTCGCTGTTAGACGGATGGACAAGTTGAACTGCTCGACAATTTCCCGCAAAGCGGTTTTCAGTTGAAACGAACCTTCATCTTTGATTCGACCATTGTCAATGGAAATACCTAAGAATAGCTTGCCATCACCTTGTTCATTCCAGCCAAGGAAGTCGTAATATTTGAACTCTGGCAGTGGTTTGAAGGCTTCCACTGGTTTACCGAAATATTCTTCAACTTGGGTGCGGAATTTATCTACACCCCAATCGTTGATTAAATATTTTAATCTGGCATGACGACGATCAGTGCGATCGCCATAATCTCTTTGGGTAGCAACAATCGCTTTCACTATGTCGTAAACGTCATCTTTCGCCACATAACCGATGGGGTCTGCTAACCTAGCAAAAGTTTCTTCTTTACCGTGGGTTCTACCTAAACCACCACCAGCAAAAATATTAAATCCTTCTAATTGCTTCTTCTTATTGGTAATCACTACCAACGTCAGGTCTTGGGAATATAAATCAATCGAATTATCCCCTGGCACCGTCACGCAAATTTTAAACTTGCGGGGCATATAGTAAGTGCCATAAATCGGTTCTTCGTTGTCATGGATAATTGTGCCATTTCCATTGCGTTGTCGCGCCGCCTTAACCTCTGGGGCTTCTTCAGCACTAATTGCTTTTTCCCCATCTAACCAAATTTCGTAATAAGCGCCTGTTTGCGCTGTCAGCAAGTCAGCAATATTTTGGGCATACTCCCAAGCATACTGGTACTCTGGGCGATTCTTAAAGGGGGCTGGTGGTGCCATCACATTGCGATTAATGTCGCCGCAAGCTCCCAAAGTCGAACCCAGGTTCTTGACAATTGTGGCGATCGCTGATTTAAGATTCTTCTTTAAAATTCCGTGCAGTTGGAAACCTTGACGGGTAGTCGCTCGTAAGGTGTGGTTGCCATACTCATCAGCTATTTTATCTAAAGCCAGATATAGCTCCGGCGGTACTAAACCACCCGGATTTTTTGTCCGCAGCATAAACTGGTAATCTTTTTCCTGTCCCTTGGTGCGGTTATCGCGGTTATCCTGCTGGTAAGAACCGTGATACTTCAAAAGCTGCACCGCATTTTCGGTAAAATGAGTAGTGTCTTGAAGGATCTCAGTAGCTACAGGTTCACGCAAAAAATTACTATTTTCCTTGATTCCTTCGACTTTGGAAGGCTTACGGGTTGCGATCGGGGAAGGAGCAGATTTAACCATTAGACTTGTATAGTATTCTCAATAAAGCATTAGTAGACGCCGAATCAGCACCCTTCGGCTATTTTATCCCCGGTAATCCGGCCGGAATAATGAGGAATAGTTTAATTTTACCACGACAAAAGCAGGCTTTGTCAGTGATGTCACACTTAACAAAACCAGCTTTTTGAAGTAGTGAGTTTTAAGTGCTGAGTCCTGAGTACTTAAGTAAATTATAAACTGACTGAGGACTCAATAATCATTTATTTGAAGCGATAGCCAAAACCGCCATTGATGCTAACAGCAGGAGTATCGCTATTTTGGTAAGCACGAAGTCCGACTTTGGCGTTAGTGTAGACGAGGAAATTGTTAGCAACTTCCGATTCAACACCAGCACCTACCACTACTGAATCTTTGTTACCTATGGGAGTTGGCGAGCCATCTTTTTCTACAAAAGAATAACCACCAGTTAAATAGGCATTAGTTCTATTAGCGATAGGCACATCCACAGAAAGTTCTGGGATAATAGCACTTGTCTTATCACTCCAGAGGACATTACCGCGTGCAGAAAATGGCGTAGTTCCTAATTTCACGCGACCTGTGACATTACCACCAAATGTGGCATCATCATTGATACCTTGTCCGCCACTGGTAACACCAGCTGCAACACCAGCACCAACATAGCTAGCATCAGTACCTTTTTTGGTTTCAGCAGAAGCTTGACTAGCTGAGAGAACAAGAGGAGCAATTAGTAAAGAAGACAATGCAGAAATTGTCATGAAAGACTTGAGTAAGCGGTTCATAATTTTTACCAAATTTTGTATTTTTTCCTTGTATATTCCAAGTCGAAAGTTGTATGAGAATGTTCCAAATGTTTCCTAAATTTTATTAAATGAATGTTGCTATTGATGCATAACCCTTACAGGTTAACTATCCCTAAAAATCATAAATAAGCTGTTATAATTACATTCAATGTCTTCTCATCTGGGTTATTTGTTCCAAAAATAGACGCTTTTAAAACTGGCACAATATTTGGAACTAAAACTAAGTCGGGAAATGGTAAATAAAATACCCGATTAACAATTTTTTGCCGAGCTTTTCATAGATGATGAAAAGTAGGCTGTAGCATCTGTTGCAACAAGCTATAGAGGGAATCTATAAAGTTAATTTTGAGCAATTCTTGTGGAGAATGAATAATGCTAACCGCTACAAAAACGTTGTCTGGTTTGATGGGTTTATGTGTCGGTGATGCGTTGGGTGTGCCGGTGGAGTTTACTAGCCGCGCTGAACGAGTAAAATCTCCAGTGACAACGATGCAGGGTTATGGCACATGGAATCAACCACCAGGAACTTGGTCGGATGATAGTTCCTTAAGCTTTTGCTTGGCAGAATGCCTTTGCAGGGGGTATTCGTTGGATGCTATAGCCAATTCCTTCTGGCGTTGGTACAAGGAGGCTTACTGGACTCCCCGTGGCGATGTCTTTGATATTGGTCAAACTACCCACACAGCAATTATGCGCCTGAAACAGGGAGTTGTTCCCCATCAGGCGGGTGGTAAGGTTGAAAATAGTAATGGCAATGGTTCCTTGATGAGAATCTTGCCGATGGCTTATTGTCACAGAAACTTAACTTTAGGCGAATTGTTGGCACGGGTACATGATGTTTCGGCGATTACTCATGCTCATGCGCGATCGCAGATGGCCTGTGGCATTTATATTAGTATTGCAGTGGCGCTCTTGGAAGGGGCTGACCCCCAAACAGCTTATTTACAAGGGTTGCAAGATATCCAACCAATTTATTCTGTGCGGGAATTTTTATTAGAGAAGCCGCATTTTGGCAGAATTTTGAGTGGTGAGATTGCCAAGGTACCAGTAGAAGAGATTAATTCTGGTGGCTATGTGATTGATACCTTAGAATCATCCCTGTGGTGTTTATTAAATAGCTCGTCTTATTCTGAAGCGGTGTTGAAAGCTGTTAACTTAGGTGGAGATACTGATACTACTGCTGCTGTCACCGGTGGGTTAGCGGGAATTTATTACGGCGTGGAAAATATTCCCAAACAATGGATAAATCAAATTGCTCGTAGACAGGACATTATCTACTTGGCAGAGCGTTTTGCAAGGGCTGTCTACAGTTAGAGTTAGGAGTTATAAGTTAAGAGTTAAGAATTATGAAACTCCTAACTCCTAACTCCTAACTCCTAACTCTTAAACCGTAGACAAGGAATAGACCTGACCATCAATTAGCAGTCGTGTAATGCCCTTAGCTTGCAAATGAGTCCGAGCCTTATGGAGCATTTTACTATCAGGAACTTTAATCACGCGATCGCGCTTGGTAGAAAAGCGCTTGGCTACACGATGGTTATCAAACACTGGTAGAGTTCTTTGCTGGGTTTCCAGGCTGGGAATTTGCCCCAAATCACCAAAGTCCTTGAGAGGACGGGTAATTAATTCCGAGGAACGGTCAATCACCAAATAGCAAGTTTTTGGCAAATTGGCTATCGACAGAGGTAAAACTTGAACTGATGCTTCACCTGGTCTTCGTTTTGTGACTAAAGGTCTTTCCTCATCCAAGTCATCATCATCAAAATCTTCTTCCTCAAAGTCATCATCTTCTAAATCATCATCTTCTAAATCGTCCAAATCCTCCGATTCGTCTAGTAAATCTTCACCCAGCATCTGCGCGATGACTGCTGCTCCTGGATGTTTATCCTTTAGCGGTGGGATGGGGATGCTGACTATTTCTGGCAGCTTTGGCTCTGGAGTTTCTAATTTCTCTGTAACTCGCAGCTTTGGTTTTTCCGTCGCCGAGGGGCGTCGCCGCACCCGTCTACTAGCAGCGAGTGACTCCGCCGTTTCCTCTGAGTAAAGTTCCTGCTCTACATGAATTACCCGACGTGGTAGTGGCTCAACCTTTGGCACTTCCACAGGGTGGCTCTCAATGATGGGTGGAACTTCTATCTCCGGCTCTGGTTGAGTCAGCAGAGGTAACTGCTCGTAGCTTACCTGCGCCCTACCCTCAGGAGTTCTCGCAGCCCGCTTTAAGGAGACTAAGTATTCATACTCATCTTCTGGCAAAGTGCTTTTGAGCAGACGACTAATTGTCGAGTTACTCACACCATAGCGGTCTGCCAAAGTTGAGGTTGTTTCGGCAGTCTCTCGATATAACTTCAGAATTTCTTGCTTGTCAGAGTCTGTTAATTTTCTCACGGTAGATACCAAAAATCTTTACTAAGCTCGTTTTCGTCCACTGGTACGGCGCGTTCGTCTTAGTGATGCGTCATATTCTAAGACAGCGCCCAAACCAAATAACACTCCACTAAACACCCAAAACACTTCTAATATCTCTCCACTTTGATAATTGGGGCCTTGGGCATATTTAAACCACATATCTGCAATGTAAAGCGAAAAGGCCGCGGCTGCAATCATTCGCCAAGACTGGGAAACTCTTCCCCCCCAAAAGGCTAGTAGCAGAGTGGTAGCAATAATTAACAAAACCACATCGCTAACTACGTAAAACCAATTCAAAATAGCGACTAGCAGTTCTGAGGGTGTTCCCTGCTGCATAGAAATCCACCATGCTAACAAACTACCGAAAACTGCAATTGCTAACACAATTAGCCACTGCCATTTTTCCAGATTGATTCGCCTGGAAGCCACAGCTAAAATCATGCCTGCGCCAAGTAATAGATAAGTCA contains:
- a CDS encoding tetratricopeptide repeat protein yields the protein MIEQVAIAFERKDYQTAAKLLKQLLVESPEHPWVQFYLGRLHEVSGKLQDAEKVYRQLLRDTRNSRVVTLARQGLGRLQEIELEERQRAISQATAEGNNSELGVLVLEPLSNELKTKASRKFAQIMQLDPYTARLLLPSRGWRLYRIGPVGELKFYGKQLQQAGIPCFWATIAQIQQIQVYQVKYFQESTPQATVVCRNETNQLGSLTFDWSEVTARVVGLLPIFEQVVDVNARRKLEWKTQTQDYAQFCDLHIPGRRCILRLYDNGYEFQQNLEIIPQASQNTIRINWNSLSSWIDQQLPKVKIWSDFTSFADTTLDQTEMLGHIKSHIHLLRREHTNWDSAFHLYSGLVFVK
- a CDS encoding 16S rRNA (uracil(1498)-N(3))-methyltransferase, whose amino-acid sequence is MSQLQRIAIAPSQFQQGQILLTKEQQHYLGRVLRLREGDRFIAMDGKGKWWLAQLVGEQAQVLEALLVETELPVSITLMVALPKGNGFDEVVRCCTELGVTCIAPVLSDRTLLHPSPQKLERWRRIAAEAAEQSERSFVPTILEPVTFNTGLSLVISHLSFANSQQYICVARGQFPHLKDCLQPKGQMTNDIGQETIVIATGPEGGWTTQEVENAIAFGFEPVSLGRRILRAVTAPVVALSLITAACEV
- a CDS encoding Uma2 family endonuclease, with translation MVTTAKFAETRDVLQNISWQTFKAMLADMGCERNKRLAYDNGIVEIMTPLMPHENSNRLIEGFVLVLCEEFGLEVKSAGSLTMTRDDLERGAEPDSSYYIQNEFLVRNKENIDLNTDPPPDLVLEVEYSRSKIDKLALYASMGVPEFWRYNGNVLRIYALNNGQYSQSDRSPTFAPLLVTEIPRFIQESKKVGQIAVTRAFRTWVRQQISTAGQ
- the sir gene encoding sulfite reductase, ferredoxin dependent, which translates into the protein MVKSAPSPIATRKPSKVEGIKENSNFLREPVATEILQDTTHFTENAVQLLKYHGSYQQDNRDNRTKGQEKDYQFMLRTKNPGGLVPPELYLALDKIADEYGNHTLRATTRQGFQLHGILKKNLKSAIATIVKNLGSTLGACGDINRNVMAPPAPFKNRPEYQYAWEYAQNIADLLTAQTGAYYEIWLDGEKAISAEEAPEVKAARQRNGNGTIIHDNEEPIYGTYYMPRKFKICVTVPGDNSIDLYSQDLTLVVITNKKKQLEGFNIFAGGGLGRTHGKEETFARLADPIGYVAKDDVYDIVKAIVATQRDYGDRTDRRHARLKYLINDWGVDKFRTQVEEYFGKPVEAFKPLPEFKYYDFLGWNEQGDGKLFLGISIDNGRIKDEGSFQLKTALREIVEQFNLSIRLTANHNLIFYDIEPDSKEAIQDILSRHGIVDDPSKIEPLVRYAMACPALPTCGLAITESERAIPGILERVRALLDKVGLQNEHFVVRMTGCPNGCARPYLAELGFVGSAPESYQLWLGGSPNQTRLAQPYTEKLHHNDLDTFLEPIFVYFKKSRKSKEKFGDFCDRVGFDAIREFAASYDPNTANGANKSRHRVNLKEEVYGKLKEVAESQGKPMTQLVTEALEAYFQNLS
- a CDS encoding outer membrane beta-barrel protein, with protein sequence MNRLLKSFMTISALSSLLIAPLVLSASQASAETKKGTDASYVGAGVAAGVTSGGQGINDDATFGGNVTGRVKLGTTPFSARGNVLWSDKTSAIIPELSVDVPIANRTNAYLTGGYSFVEKDGSPTPIGNKDSVVVGAGVESEVANNFLVYTNAKVGLRAYQNSDTPAVSINGGFGYRFK
- a CDS encoding ADP-ribosylglycohydrolase family protein, producing the protein MLTATKTLSGLMGLCVGDALGVPVEFTSRAERVKSPVTTMQGYGTWNQPPGTWSDDSSLSFCLAECLCRGYSLDAIANSFWRWYKEAYWTPRGDVFDIGQTTHTAIMRLKQGVVPHQAGGKVENSNGNGSLMRILPMAYCHRNLTLGELLARVHDVSAITHAHARSQMACGIYISIAVALLEGADPQTAYLQGLQDIQPIYSVREFLLEKPHFGRILSGEIAKVPVEEINSGGYVIDTLESSLWCLLNSSSYSEAVLKAVNLGGDTDTTAAVTGGLAGIYYGVENIPKQWINQIARRQDIIYLAERFARAVYS
- a CDS encoding transposase is translated as MRKLTDSDKQEILKLYRETAETTSTLADRYGVSNSTISRLLKSTLPEDEYEYLVSLKRAARTPEGRAQVSYEQLPLLTQPEPEIEVPPIIESHPVEVPKVEPLPRRVIHVEQELYSEETAESLAASRRVRRRPSATEKPKLRVTEKLETPEPKLPEIVSIPIPPLKDKHPGAAVIAQMLGEDLLDESEDLDDLEDDDLEDDDFEEEDFDDDDLDEERPLVTKRRPGEASVQVLPLSIANLPKTCYLVIDRSSELITRPLKDFGDLGQIPSLETQQRTLPVFDNHRVAKRFSTKRDRVIKVPDSKMLHKARTHLQAKGITRLLIDGQVYSLSTV